In Raphanus sativus mitochondrion, complete genome, a single window of DNA contains:
- the nad3 gene encoding NADH dehydrogenase subunit 3, with product MSEFAPISIYLVISLLVSLILLGVPFPFASNSSTYPEKLSAYECGFDPSGDARSRFDIRFYLVSILFLIPDLEVTFFFPWAVPPNKIDLFGFWSMMAFLFILTIGFLYEWKRGASDRE from the coding sequence ATGTCAGAATTTGCACCAATTTCTATCTATTTAGTGATTAGTCTGCTAGTTTCTTTGATCCTACTCGGTGTTCCTTTTCCATTTGCTTCCAATAGTTCTACCTACCCAGAAAAATTGTCGGCCTACGAATGTGGTTTCGATCCTTCCGGTGATGCCAGAAGTCGTTTCGATATACGATTTTATCTTGTTTCAATTTTATTTTTAATCCCTGATCTGGAAGTCACCTTTTTCTTTCCTTGGGCAGTACCTCCCAACAAGATTGATCTGTTTGGATTTTGGTCCATGATGGCCTTTTTATTTATTTTGACGATTGGATTTCTCTATGAATGGAAAAGGGGTGCTTCGGATCGGGAGTAA
- the atp9 gene encoding ATP synthase subunit 9: MLEGAKSIGAGAATIASAGAAVGIGNVFSSLIHSVARNPSLAKQSFGYAILGFALTEAIALFAPMMAFLILFVF; the protein is encoded by the coding sequence ATGTTAGAAGGTGCAAAATCAATAGGTGCCGGAGCTGCTACAATTGCTTCAGCGGGAGCTGCTGTCGGTATTGGAAACGTCTTCAGTTCTTTGATCCATTCTGTGGCGCGAAATCCATCATTGGCTAAACAATCATTTGGTTATGCCATTTTGGGCTTTGCTCTAACCGAAGCTATTGCATTGTTTGCCCCAATGATGGCCTTTTTGATCTTATTCGTATTCTGA
- the rps12 gene encoding ribosomal protein small subunit 12: MPTLNQLIRHGREEKRRTDRTRALDKCPQKLGACPRVSTRTPKKPNSAPRKIAKVRLSNRHDIFAHIPGEGHNSQEHSQVLIRGGRVKDSPGVKSHCIRGVKDLMGIPGRRSGRSKYGAEKPKSI; this comes from the coding sequence ATGCCTACGTTGAATCAATTGATTCGTCATGGTAGAGAAGAAAAACGGCGCACGGACCGTACTCGAGCTTTGGATAAATGTCCCCAGAAGCTAGGAGCATGCCCGCGTGTTTCAACGAGAACACCGAAAAAACCGAATTCCGCTCCACGTAAGATAGCCAAAGTACGGTTGAGCAATCGACATGATATATTTGCTCACATTCCGGGCGAAGGTCATAATTCGCAGGAACATTCGCAGGTGTTAATAAGAGGAGGTAGAGTGAAAGATTCGCCAGGTGTAAAATCCCATTGTATTCGAGGAGTAAAGGATTTGATGGGAATTCCGGGTCGAAGAAGCGGCAGATCCAAATATGGTGCAGAAAAACCCAAATCGATATGA